From Saprospiraceae bacterium, one genomic window encodes:
- a CDS encoding PD40 domain-containing protein — protein MRYQLFTVVLFLFVLKASAQNIYIHNAKKNLKIQYSKALKLYQINEFESSKKAFKKILAKNPKFVDPYILLGSIGFDQKNFDEAETWFQKALDLDSFYQIKVYYTLALCQFENYQFTRAKLNLEKFLELEKSNKDLIQKAVHVLPTYRFADSVYRITLDIKLEAIASINTEQSEYLPSITADGRTMLFTRRIGIKNEDLYLTNLDENGNWSEPKALTEINSPYNEGAPTISPDGNAILFTSCNRPESFGGCDLFISHFKKGNWTRPVNLGDKINTPAYESQPCLAHNGKWLIFTSNRKGTFGGMDLWQTSFTDEKGWSIPKNLGPVINTVGHESCPFLHPNGITLFFSSTGHTGMGNNDIFYSNLDSKGNWTKPVNLGFPINTPLDESSFITDFTGTLGFMATDRLANERPGSKNQLDLYTFQMPPHLRPMPAEYLSIQVYDAASNQKMEASVTIFELENSKTYYKNTSRTDASLLVTVPIKQKYAIHIEKEAYQPYFEHINTSEIPGSFLNPRILNIYLNQVKQLTKPVVLKNVFFEFSSAELKPESHYELNQLKNWLLANPGLKIKITGHTDNEGEDEYNFRLSFARAGAVKKYLLSMGIAEEKIAVEGMGSTKPVRSNDTAEGRAQNRRTEFEIIHN, from the coding sequence GATCCATACATCCTTCTTGGATCAATCGGTTTTGATCAAAAGAATTTTGATGAAGCTGAGACATGGTTTCAAAAGGCCCTTGATTTGGATTCTTTTTATCAGATAAAAGTCTATTATACTCTGGCTCTTTGCCAGTTTGAAAATTATCAATTCACAAGAGCAAAATTAAATCTGGAGAAATTTTTGGAGTTGGAAAAATCAAACAAAGATTTGATTCAAAAGGCAGTTCATGTCTTACCAACATACCGCTTTGCGGATTCTGTCTATCGGATCACATTGGATATTAAATTGGAGGCGATTGCATCTATCAACACTGAGCAATCGGAATATTTACCAAGCATTACGGCAGACGGCAGGACCATGCTTTTTACAAGACGGATCGGAATAAAAAATGAGGATCTCTATTTGACGAATCTCGATGAAAATGGCAACTGGAGCGAACCAAAGGCTCTAACAGAAATAAATTCTCCATACAATGAAGGTGCACCCACTATTTCACCCGACGGAAACGCTATCCTATTTACAAGTTGTAACAGGCCAGAAAGCTTTGGAGGTTGTGATTTATTTATTAGCCATTTTAAAAAGGGAAATTGGACAAGACCGGTCAATTTGGGAGACAAGATCAATACACCTGCTTATGAATCACAACCCTGTTTAGCCCATAACGGAAAATGGCTCATTTTTACCAGCAACAGAAAAGGAACTTTCGGAGGAATGGATTTATGGCAAACAAGTTTTACCGATGAAAAAGGTTGGTCGATTCCAAAGAATCTGGGACCTGTGATCAACACAGTTGGACACGAGTCCTGTCCTTTTCTGCACCCGAATGGTATCACGCTCTTTTTTAGTTCCACCGGCCACACTGGAATGGGTAACAATGATATTTTTTATTCCAATTTGGATTCAAAAGGAAATTGGACAAAACCGGTTAATTTGGGATTTCCAATCAACACCCCACTGGATGAATCTTCATTTATAACAGACTTCACAGGAACCTTGGGATTCATGGCAACGGATAGACTTGCCAACGAAAGGCCAGGATCAAAAAATCAGTTGGATCTTTATACTTTTCAAATGCCACCACATTTGCGACCGATGCCCGCCGAGTATTTATCCATTCAAGTATATGATGCTGCAAGCAATCAAAAGATGGAGGCAAGTGTTACCATTTTCGAGCTAGAGAATTCAAAAACTTATTATAAAAATACATCGAGAACGGACGCCAGTTTGCTGGTCACTGTTCCCATTAAGCAAAAATATGCCATCCACATTGAAAAGGAGGCTTATCAACCCTATTTTGAACACATCAACACCTCTGAAATTCCTGGAAGTTTTTTAAACCCAAGAATTTTAAATATCTATTTAAATCAAGTCAAACAATTGACAAAACCCGTTGTGTTAAAAAATGTATTTTTCGAATTTTCTTCTGCAGAACTAAAACCAGAATCACATTACGAATTGAATCAATTAAAGAATTGGTTGTTGGCCAACCCAGGCCTCAAAATAAAAATCACAGGTCATACAGACAATGAAGGGGAAGATGAATATAATTTTAGATTGTCTTTTGCCAGAGCAGGGGCTGTAAAAAAATATTTATTGTCCATGGGAATCGCAGAAGAAAAAATTGCAGTAGAAGGAATGGGCTCCACCAAGCCGGTGCGAAGCAATGATACTGCAGAGGGAAGAGCACAAAACCGCAGAACAGAATTTGAGATCATTCATAACTGA